Sequence from the Rutidosis leptorrhynchoides isolate AG116_Rl617_1_P2 chromosome 3, CSIRO_AGI_Rlap_v1, whole genome shotgun sequence genome:
GGACCCTTGTAATTTGAGCTAGTTGTATAGCAATTTGCTTTGAAATAACCCGGTCTACTATCTTGAATAATGAGCTCCCTATTATTTCGTATATTCCATCTACGAACAGCATACAAAAGTTCAGCTTTGTTCTTGAACATCATTCCTTTTGTAATAACATCGGGTTGATCACAATTCCAAACAACCCATGATTCCTCGTCGTCATCATCGAATGCAATAGGATTACTAGCCTCACCTTCATTAACACAATGGAAACGTGAAACAGGTGCAATTTGTTGAACTTGCACTTCATCCTCTCTACCGGAGTCATCTGAAACATTTTCTTCAACACTATAGTGATCAACTGTATTGTCAGTGTCGGTTGACATACCATCACCAGCGTCTTCATGTTCTTCTTGAACTTCATCATCAATTACTGATGGACCAGCTTCCATTTCTGCAATCAGATTCATAAAACCTGAATCTTGTGCGTTTGAAAAGACTTGCTCATACTGAATTTCAATTTGAGCCTGATATTCCGGATCATTCTGAGAGAAAAAATAAATACTTTCCAAAGTATGATCGTCAGTGAGTTCATTTCTACAAACATTTCCATTGAAAACAAACCACAAGAACATTCTCAACGAATGTGTTCTTTGATCGGCCCCTACATAGTtgtatgccatttggtttaactgcaCACAGTTAATCTTCTTAGACAACACAAAAGTCCTTCTAACTATTGCTTGATCACCGCTTAGCCAACTATTTTTGAAAGTAAGTTGGCCACCCCAAACAAAATGAATCATAAACGGACGAATTGTAGTCATTTTTTGGTGTGAGATAAGCTTTTTTAGTAGTTTTCAAGCTGTCATTTTATGATGAAAAAAAGCTCATTTTGATGTGTTTGGTTTTGTATTCACtagtttgtgatgttgttaataAATTGCAGATGATGGTAATTTAAATAAACATACAAAGCTCTGAATACTAATCACGAAAAGATAGGGTTTCATGGTGATACAGTAAAAGGGAAACACGAAAAGATAGTGTTTGCTGGAGTTACAGTAAAAGTGATAAGGGAAAAAAATCATACTTTTGCTTGATACTTCAATGTGATACAGTAAGGATATAGTAAGCATACAGTGATACATCAAAGTGATAAGGGAAAATATACAGAAAAAGCGAAACCGGCCTTTCAAAGACCGGTTTCAGAAATGGTGAAGATTCCCTGCAAACCGGTGTTTCAAACACCGGTTTAGGGCACGGGTGGCTACTAGTGCTCGGTCATGTGAAGATGTGGCAGAAAAAGGTAGAAACCGGTGTTTGAAACACCGGCTTGGAAGTGACACATGGAAACCCGGTGTTTAAAACACCGGTTATACTAGATATGTAAACTCCAGTTTCTAATTTCTAGTTCTGTAAAGTATGTAAAAAAggttgctattttgaaaaaaaattcCTCTGAACGCTAGGGAATATATGATAAACATATGATCGGTAATACAAATTCATTGAACACTAAAGTCCACCAAACATCACCCTCCATCAACTACCAAAAAAGGAATCCAATGTCGAGACGGATAGAACGGACATAGTAAAAAGAAAGCAACGACCGAAAGAAGTGAGTGAAAGAGTAGAGAACAAGATGTATCGGTGAAAAAAAGGAAAAAATGTGAAGTAAGATATTATGGTATAAGTTAAAAAACACATCCTAATAAAAAAAACGTAATGTGAATTACAAGACTAGGTGTGCGTTTAGTTAAAATCAGCAGTTCAATGAACTTGGTAATTTTCCAGATAAAGAACATGAAATTTCAAAATACGACTATCGCAAGTGGAATGTGGATTACACCGTCCTTCAATGAACTTGGTAATCTAATTCACTGTTTTCTAATGAAATATCACATAGTGTGACTTATGCATAATTACGGTTTGTAAATGAAGGCAAAATGAAACCAGATTACGTACATTGAATACATGATGAGTCCTATGACTCATCAATATTAAGTTGTCAATTACCCTAATACATGTTTTCACTCGTTTTCAAATCAAACTCAAATTAGCCACGACATACATTATCACCAACTTATCCATAAATCTGACTCGCCAAAAATAGAAATCTAAACAATATAAGGGTGACAAGATCGTCATTTGGATAGGATTAAGATGATGCACTTTTTGTCTCTAGGCTAATGATTTAAACTCATTCAATCAATTATgatgtttttcgttgattttgactCTTAAACGCACTTTGACCGAACATAAATTATTGTTTTCGTGTAATTTTAGTCAACATGTCAAAGTGCATTCAAAAGCCCAAATAAAAAAAACGTTAAAACTGAAGGTCTTGGAAGCCTAATTTCAAAAAAATATTAGGACAAACTGTCTACGGTTGTTTACCAACTGATATATCTCAAAAAAATGCATGATTTAAAaagaaacggtgactaaatcagaacTACGATTCAAAAAATACAACCATTCAAAGTTCAGTTCGTGTGCAACTCCTACCACGCACCAAGCACCACACACAGTGCATGGTGTTCGATGCGTGATGCACCAGAAATTAGGTTGTCTTGATGAAAATCTCGGTAACACACTGATTTACATGCACCGTGCGTGGTGCATGATGCGTGATCAAATAACATTTTTGCAATTACGATTTTTTTAAGGGTATATTGTTAAACATTTTTTAAAAATAGGGAATTTCATAAAACTTTCTTTTATCATAAAATTTTCTTTTAACTACTTATAAATTTTCTTTTATCTTAAACTAGTTTCATGGGCGAATTCAACTAATTTAATAACATTGCTTGATTAATATGATTAGAAATAAATAGCACTTATGTGGGCCTTGGGGTGGATTGGAatagggattatcaccaaaatgttCAAATATTTTGGTCCCTTTGCAccagagcaaaaaaaaaaaaaaaattggcaaaatgccctcgcaaggcgcaaggtacCTTGCGTATAGACAGGCGCAAGTACGCAAGCTTCCTTGCGTCATTGCGTCATTGCGCCTTTATCTTATCAGGATAGGATTTTCAGGATAAGATTTCATTAGATTTTCTAGATTTTCATGGATAGAATTTCGATCCTATATAAAGAATGTCCCTGGAACTTGTAATTTATCATTTCCTCACAACTCATTCCCAAAGAATTTCAGTGATTATTGGCTACACAAGGTACATTTTCAAGCATTTTTTTGCACTACCTAAGTAtttatgaattgtgttaatgaagataaatttgttgttcatatatgttgtgggggttctTTTGAGTTTATTAACAACATTCCCATGTATTTACCcctagattgttttagaattcggcTAAAACTACCTGTTGCACCTATAAAACCAATGAATCAGAGAATATTATTAAAAATGTTCTTAAAAAAATACAAATGCCACCCAATTCATctgtttcaatgagatacatttataataaccatgtttttgatattacggatgattatgaagactttcaagagttcttacaatatgcaattgtaaatgctccgattgatatttatgttgttgagaaagtacgaatgaatctaccacaacgaaacccagaaacacacGTACCACAACGAAACCAAGAAACACACCAACCAAAACGAAACCCAGAAACACTCCAACTACAACCAGACCCAGAAACGCACTCAACACAAGTCACTGAACCAAACCTTCTTAATTTAGAAGCGGAAGAGCCTGAAATGCCACCTCCAAACACTGAAGAGTTTGATATGTTTAACTATGGTGttgaaaacgtatgtaaaattaaagaagGAGACCACCCGTTTGAGATATCTGTTGTCGCATCTAGTGATTCAGATGGAGAAAAAGACGGAGACGGAGACGAAGAAGAtcaatatgaagaagaaaagcaagatttattctggaatatgccacctCTATTGAGTCAGCAAGAGCAAGAGCCTGAATTTACGACTCAAACACCTACCACGTATAGGGTATCAGATTTAATTAATGTTCGTCAAACTTTTTTGAACAAGGCCGAGTTCATAAACACTCTatttacaaaatgtcttgaagaaaacttccaaattaagcctgtaaagaTGGACAAATCTCGATACACCGCTGATTGTGTGTTGCCAAACTGTGAATGGAAAATTAGTGCTTACACAATACGgaacactgaaaactttatggtaaagaaattgcatgatgtacacacatgctcacgcacactaattatggaaaacaataaacatgctaccaaaaaggtgttgggtagtatgcttgtggattcTTTCAAGTCTGCAAACCGAGAATACAAAGCAAATGATATACGTGCGGATATAGGACACCGGTTCAGTGtcagcatatcttacaatcaagcatggagggcaaaatgtcatacattacagatgcttcgtggcagtgctgaagactcgttccgaatgcttccCCTTTACCTATATAACATTAGGATCCATAACCCGGGAAGCGTAAGTAATTTGGTCACCGACAAAGAAGATAGATTTTTGATGTGTTACTATTCCCTTGGCATAGTTGTAAGTATCGATAATCTCTCtcaatttttaacttataattgaccTTGTTATAATTGAACACTTTTAATCTGCTAAAATCTATGTAGGTTCGatcatttgttcaacattgtcGACCGGTAATCATCGTCGATGGTGCGCATTTGAAGGCAGGGTATTCGGGGACAAATTTAGTTGCCGTTGCaatggatggcaataatggaattctgccattggcttatggaattggtggcggtgagacaaacgaggtttggtcatggttcttaggcaacctaagagatcatttaatgagttGTGGTATGAGTGATCGTATTTCAGAGCTTACTTTTGTTTCTGATCGTGCTGCTTCAATAGCACATGGTGTTTCAACTGTGTTTCCTGAAGCGTTTCACTGTTTTTGCGCACGTCATTTGTTTGGAAGCATCAAAACTAAAtctaacaaattcaaatattttgaatggcattatTGGAAAATGGTGAAAGCTTACCGTGCCTCGGATTTTGAGGATCATCTTAGTGTATTTCGAAGAAGATTGAGAGCGTCTTACAATTATTTAGAATAAGTTGGTTTTCACAAATGGTCCAGAAGTAGAGCTgaacatgttaggtattcataccttactagcaacagtgtagagtctgttaacgcactatccaaacatgctcgaaaactacctgtttgcatgttgtttgagtttttgcttcagtacaagattggtatttcaaacatcgcaaccagtcggttagtcttacttcaacggTTACCCCATATGCTGAACGTAAACTAGGCAAGAGGACGAGAAAATCTAGAAGATGGCaagcaattccatcgacaaacaatctaatagaaGTGCGAGATGGCAGAAAAAATGGAATGGTTAATCTCGACGATAAAGTATGTTCATGTGGGCAGTGGCAGTTATCGGGGATAACTTGCGGACATGTTATTGCAGCAGCACGACTTTTCGGAGTGGAGGATGTTACTAAATTTGTATCACCCTGGTTCACAAatcaaacttatataaatacgtaTTTTAATGGGCTTACTTAACAAAACAGGCCCAAAGTCTTGTCGATCCCCATCTTTTTCAGGTTACGTAACTCCGACGCCAAAATTAACCAAACTGTTAATGATTGACGGCGATTGAGTTACCAGTTCATCAACACAATCACACCTCCTCCCTAGTTAATAAACGATCGTTAAACGCCGTTAAGTTGTTATTAGATATGGAATCGAAATCATCGCTAGCACCCCTTCCTGAAGAAAATCAAAATGAAGATCAGCAATTTGATGACCCTAAACCTTCTTCTGCTTCTGCTTTCTCCTCAAAACCTATTCGTCCTCCTACCAAGTCAGTTCATAAATCCTAATTCtccatttttgtttttgttttatttCTTCTTAGGGTTCAAAATTACTCATAGTTTGCAACCAAATTCAACAGTTCAAGTTAAAATTGACATACATTTATGTGAAATATCATCAACAACGGGAATTTGTATGCTTGATTGTACTTTTTTATGCCAAATTTTATATTTTATGCATTGATTTTTATTTCTGCTATATTTGTTTACTTTGTGCGATATTTTTCAGTATATGCTAATttttttcatcattttttttttttttttatgtaaactTGTCACATACTATTGCTCACATAAGTGCTACTGATGTGTTAGCTTATAGCTCCTACATTTTCATTAAAATCATATCATTATTTAATACTATGCTATCTTTGTATTATTTTGATCATTACATTTCGGTATTATTTTCGTCCTTGTAGGACATCTTCACAGATGTACTCCCCATTAGATTGGAAAGGCTATTTTGACCAAGAAGATGATGTTTGTATCCCTGACTCAAACGATGTTCGTCGCATACTTCTTATGCTCAACAAACTTTTTCAATTTCTAATGCAAAATGTAGTTGTTCATCTGTTGACTTACCGTGTCATTTTAGGTCTTTCACGTATATACTGCAGGGAAAGAAGGACCGGTTGTATTTTGTTTACACGGTGGTGGTTATTCTGGGTACGTTTGATTACTGCTAAACCAGATGTATTTCTATCATTTTATCTTATTGTATGGTGGAACGATGATAAGTAAATCTGTTTGTATTAATGTACAAAGTGCAAACTGGTTTTCACCATGCCTAGGGTTTCATTTATTGTTTTTAGTCTTATTTTTTTTGTAGTGTGCGTTAAAATTATTTTGAATTTTAGTACTTTGGTCTGAATGGTCTTTTGGAATGTAATTTCAGGCTCTCGTTTGCAATATCAACACGTGTAATCAAGGAGAAAGCAAGAGTGGTAGCAATGGACTTGAGAGGACATGGAAAATCAGCTACGGAAAATGAAATAGATATGTCCATTGAGGTACATAGGTGGAGTTTGTCAATTCATTATTGGTATTTTTGCTACTATAAAATTGTGCTATCCATTGCAATATCCCAAATTTTCACATGATCTATTATTTTAGTGGGAACTGTAACTTGTGCTTTGCAGACTCTATGTAGTGATGTTCAAGCGGTCGTGAAGACAATGTATGGAGATGATCCACCAGCCATCGTGCTTGTTGGCCACAGGTTTGTTGTTCTCTAAAAAAAAGTAATGTGAAGTTTAATTTGTGCCCACGGATTGATTTAGTGTATGAAAAAAAAAGAGAAAATTAAGGACTAAAACATTGATATACTTCAAATTGAATCAATTAATTGCATGCAGTATGGGTGGATCCATGGCAGTGCATGTTGCAGCGAAGAAAATGTTACCTAGTCTTGCTGGACTTGTGGTCGTAGATGTTGTTGAGGTGCTCTCATATACTCTAGATCCATAAGTTTTCAACCACTTTTATACTAAATTTATTTATGATTGATTAATTTCATTGCAAATTCAGGGAACAGCTATGGCTTCACTAATTCATATGCAGAAAATTTTATCAAATAGGATGCAGTATTTTCCTACGCTTGAGAAAGCGGTAATCACACCTTTCAACTTATTCACTTTCTCTATACCGGAGCCAGTTTGTGATTTCTTTTTGTGTCGCTTTAA
This genomic interval carries:
- the LOC139898386 gene encoding uncharacterized protein, which produces MESKSSLAPLPEENQNEDQQFDDPKPSSASAFSSKPIRPPTKTSSQMYSPLDWKGYFDQEDDVCIPDSNDVFHVYTAGKEGPVVFCLHGGGYSGLSFAISTRVIKEKARVVAMDLRGHGKSATENEIDMSIETLCSDVQAVVKTMYGDDPPAIVLVGHSMGGSMAVHVAAKKMLPSLAGLVVVDVVEGTAMASLIHMQKILSNRMQYFPTLEKAIEWNVRSGNLRNIESARISIPGTVKYDDAQQCYRHRARLAETEQYWKGWYEGLSDKFLSSPVPKLLLLAGTDRLDRALTIGQMQGKFQMIVVRHTGHAIQEDVPDEFAMLILNFISRNRIGPRGVEIPGIRRPSQPQA